One genomic segment of Chitinibacter sp. FCG-7 includes these proteins:
- a CDS encoding pyocin activator PrtN family protein, which produces MNTVMLLLATYEHPLIPLETVGKDFLGLGKREVNEQAARNALPFPVIRLTESCKSPRFVRVADLAEHIDRQAELAGISWHRSKI; this is translated from the coding sequence ATGAATACCGTGATGTTGTTACTTGCCACCTATGAGCACCCCCTGATCCCACTTGAAACGGTTGGCAAAGATTTCTTAGGGTTAGGAAAAAGGGAAGTAAATGAACAAGCCGCCCGAAATGCACTGCCATTCCCAGTGATTCGGTTAACTGAAAGCTGTAAATCGCCTCGATTTGTCAGAGTGGCGGATTTGGCTGAGCACATTGATCGGCAGGCTGAATTGGCAGGCATAAGCTGGCATCGAAGCAAAATTTAG